In Natranaerobius thermophilus JW/NM-WN-LF, the genomic stretch TAGAAGTAGATTTTGGGATAGAATTATATTAAACCATTCTGAAAGTAAAGACCAGGGTTATGTAGGTACGAATACTGAATATAAAAATTTAGTAGGTGAATCAGGTGTTACGGAAGGACCTTTAAGGCCGGCTGGAACAGCCCAAATCTCGGGTGAAAGAATAGATGTAATCAGTGAAGGGGGGTATATACCAGAAGGGACTCCTGTACAAGTGTCTAAAGTTGAAGGCTCAAGAGTGATTGTCAAAGAAATCAAATCAGAAGAAAGTGATCAGAAGGAGGAGGATACTGAATGATTGATGGTTCTCTCGTAACATTATTAATTCTAGTAGCGTTAGTAATCGTATTTTTATCGATCTTGTTTAGTTTTATCCCGATAGGATTATGGATTTCTGCACAAGCTGCTGGAGTAAAGATCGGTATATTTACTTTAGTAGGGATGCGGCTTAGAAGAGTAATTCCGGCTCAGGTTGTAAAACCTTTAATCAAAGCAAACAAAGCTGGCTTAAATTTAAGTGTAAATAAATTAGAAGGACATTATCTTGCAGGTGGTAATGTAGACAGAGTAGTAAATGCGTTAATTGCTGCCCAGCGCGCTGAGATTCCCTTGGAATTTGAAAGGGCTTCAGCTATTGACCTGGCAGGCAGAGATGTGTTGCAAGCAGTTCAGATGAGTGTTAATCCTAAAGTGATTGAAACTCCGGTAGTAGCCGCTGTGGCTAAAGATGGAATTGAAGTTAAGGCAAAAGCCCGGGTTACCGTTCGAGCAAATATTGATAGACTTGTTGGTGGTGCAGGTGAAGACACAATTATTGCACGTGTAGGTGAAGGTATAGTTACTACTATTGGTTCTTCTGAAAACCATAAAAAAGTTCTAGAAAACCCAGATAACATGTCCCATAATGTTTTAAATAAGGGATTAGATGCCGGTACAGCCTTTGAAATCTTGAGTATTGATATAGCCGACGTTGATGTGGGCAAAAATATTGGTGCTCAGTTACAAATGGATCAGGCTGATGCTGATAAGAGAATTGCTCAGGCCAAAGCAGAAGAACGTCGTGCAATGGCTATTGCTCATGAACAAGAAATGAGAGCAACGGTTCAAGAAAATCGAGCAAAAGTTGTAGAAGCCGAAGCTCAAGTACCCTTGGCCATGGCTGAGGCTCTTAGAGAAGGAAGACTAGGCGTAATGGATTATTATCAGATGAAAAACATTCAGGCGGATACTGATATGAGAAATTATATTTCTCAAGGAGATCAATCTACTGACAGTGATACACCTAACTATCAAAGACCAGTAGATAATGGTGATGAAGATGACAACGAATAAACAATTCGACTTAGCAAGCATTTTGTTACAAAAAAGGGGGCCTTGAGATGGAGACTATCATTATAATCATAATTATTTTAGTAATCTCAGCAATTCGAAATGCTGCTAGTCCTGGTCATAGGCCCAGGAGGGATTTTCCTAAGCCAACTGATGAACAGGAAATTCCTCATTCACAACCTAAAAGAGAAAGTGAACAAGAAGGGGGATTTCCAGAAATCCCGACCCCAGAAGAATTACCAGGTATTCCCGGATTTGAGGACCAAGATAAAGATAAAGAAAAAGAAATTAGACCCCGTGAAATCTCGTCTCATGCAGAAGATGTAGAAATGTATAAAGAAGATGGTCGCTTTATTGATGAGAAATTGAAGAATTACCGGACAAAGAAGCAAAAGAAATCTCAAAAACACTCCAAAAAAGTTGAAAACTTGTATCGAGTAAACAAGTATAGATCCTCATCTAAAAGCGCAGATGTTTCAAGTCTACTAGACAGTAGAAATGATTTGAAAAAAGCAATTTTATTAACAGAAATTCTAGGTCCACCCAAGAGCAAAAGACCACATTGAGATTTTAATTTAAAAGGATAGATTTTTAGAAGATGGGTTGAATTTTTCAATCCATCTTTTTTTTGTTGTATTAAATCTAATTTTTTGTTTGTCTTTAAGATGTGCTGGCAAACCTCCGTAATCCGTTAAATTGATATTTTACAGTATCAACAAAAATCATAGCTTTTTACACGTAAGTTTAATATTGGGATGCAATAGCTCATATTTTTATCTTAGGGAGAGGGGGAAAGGAAATGAAGGATCATAATAATTTCAAAGAGTTATTTACAGATTTTTTTGATTTACCCAAGGATATAGTTTTGAATTTACCAAGAATTATTATAATCGGCAATACTCAATTCTACGTGGAGAATCATAGAGGCATTTCTGAATACTCTGAGGATACTATTCGGATTAAAATTACAGGTGGGGAATTAAAAGTTATAGGGACTAATCTGGTTGTCCGCAATATTTTCGAAGAAGAAATTTTAATCGAGGGCGATATTGAAAAGATAGAATTTCAAGAATAGTGGAGGGGAATTTGGTGATTTTGAAAAAAGTATGGTATTATATCATCGGTTATTTAGAAGTTACCGTATTGGGGATAGCTGTAGAAAAATTTTTAAATTTGGCCTTACAAGAAAATATTTTAATTTGGGATGTGAAAAAATATCCCAGAGGATTAAAAGTTAAGATTGGTGTCAAAGATTTTGCTAAAGTAAGGAAAGTAGTAAAAAATAGTGGTTGTAGGGTAAAAATAGTTAGAAAACGTGGGCTGCCCTTTTATGTTAAAAAATTAAAAGAACGGAAGTTACTGACAGGTGGTATAATATTTACATTAGTTGTGCTATCTTATCTTTCTTCATATATTTGGTTTATTGATATTACTGGAAACGATCGGGTTAATGATGAGGAAATACATGAAATTTTAGCAAAACACGATTTGCAACAGGGTGTTAAACGCTCAGCTGTTGATATTCATGAAATAGAGGACGATATTATAGCTACCCACGATGAAATTTTGTGGGCAGGAATTAACATAAGAGGGACCCGGGCTGAAGTCAATATAAACGAGAAGGAAGAAGAGCCAGAACAGATAGAAGGTCCTTCAAATATAATAGCAAAAACGGATGCCTATATTGTTGACACAATGGTTTATTCAGGGTATCCTGCGGTTGAACCTGGTGATGCTGTTAGGAAAGATGATGTGTTAATATATGGTAGAGTTGTTCCAAGCGGAACTGAGCTGGGAGAGCTAGAAGAAGAGGAATTGACTGAATATCCCGGAACTCAAGCCCGTGGAATTGTAAAAGGCAGAGTTCACTATAAAGGTTACAGTGAAAAAGGTTTAACAGAAGTAAAAAAAGAAAGAACTGGTGATAAGTTTACAAGATATGGCTTGTATTTTAATGGCGAAACCAGGTATTTGGACTTGAAAGAAATACCTTATGTAGAGTATGATAAGAAGAAGACCATGAGAAAGTTATCTTTAAATTATCCGCCATGGGAAATAGCCTTGATTAGAGAAGAGTTGTATGAAATATCAAGCCAAGAGATTCATCTAGATCGAAGTGAAGCAAAGGAGCTTGCCAAGAAGGAAGCCTATGATGAAGCCCAAGATAAGATTGAAGATATTAAAGATCAAGACATCGAGATCATCGGTGTTGATTATCGTGAATTAGACAATCAAGATGAAGATGTAGTTCAAATAAAAGCTGTATTATCAGTAGAAAAGAACATTGGTGAAGAGATTGAAGTAGAATAAATTTATTGGGAGGTGTCTGGTTGGACGGACAGTTTGATGCAGAAATAACTAAAACAATTAAAATGTCCAATGAAGAAGAGGTATTAAACTTACTTGGAAAGTTTGATGAAAATCTCGAAACCATTGAAAATTGCTTTCCTGTGACATTAATACCAAAAAGCCAAGAAATAAAAATTAAAGGTGATAAACAAAATGTGGAACTAGTTGAAGCTTTAATTAATGAACTATCACAAACAGCTAGAGATGGCAAACAAATTTCAGCTTTTGATATAAACTATGCGGCCGATCTAGTCAAGAAAGGTGAAGAGTCAAAGATTAAAGATATGTTTGAAGAATTAGTATTTACGACTTACAGAGGAAAGAAAATTAAGCCCAAAACAGTTGGCCAAAAGAATTATTTGAAAGCAATCAAAAACAATGATATAGTCTTTGGAATTGGTCCAGCTGGTACTGGTAAGACATTTTTAGCCATAGCTATGGCTGTTGCCAGCTTAAAACGCCAAGAAGTGAATAGATTGATTTTAACTAGACCTGCTGTTGAAGCGGGCGAAAAATTAGGATTTTTGCCTGGCGATTTACAAGAAAAAGTTGATCCATACCTGCGTCCCATATATGATTCTTTATTTGATTTACTGGGAATGGACAAGGTGCATAAATACATGGAAAAGAGAATAATTGAAATTGCACCCTTAGCTTATATGAGAGGACGTACTCTAGACGATTCTTTTATTATTTTGGATGAAGCTCAAAATACAACTTCGGAGCAGATGAAAATGTTCCTTACCAGGATTGGATTAAATTCAAAAGCAGTTATCACAGGGGATATTACCCAAGTAGATTTACCTTCGGGTAAATATTCAGGCTTAACTGAAGTGACTAATATTCTCCATGGTATTTCTGGTTTGGCATTTGTTTACTTAACAGAGAAAGATGTGGTTAGGCATGAACTCGTTCAAAAAATTATCATGGCTTATGAAAATCATGAAAAAGAATTAGAGTTGAAGAAAGACACTGAAAATCAAGTTACTGAATATAATGGGGAAGCTGATGATGGTAAGGATAGTTAGGAGGAGTTGTCATGTTTTTTAAAAAAGGCGCTCAATCAAAAACTACAAATCAAAATCAAAGGGGTATCAGTCCGCTTTGGCAAAGAGTGATAATTGCCCTATTGGTTTTTTTGAGCGTCTTTGGAGTGATGAGTATTGGGTTTTTACCCGATACTCTTGAAGTTGGACAAGTAAGTCCAAAAAATTATTATGCACCCAGAGAAGTTGAAGACAGTTATACCACGGAACAACGAAGGCAAGAAGCAGCTAAAGAAGTTCCGGAAGTCTATGATTTAGATCCGAGTGTAAAGGAAAAATCTTTGGATACTATCGATGAAGTTTATGACATAATGATTACTTTTAACAGAGAAATGAATGATGCTATGGAAGAAGC encodes the following:
- the yqfC gene encoding sporulation protein YqfC; amino-acid sequence: MKDHNNFKELFTDFFDLPKDIVLNLPRIIIIGNTQFYVENHRGISEYSEDTIRIKITGGELKVIGTNLVVRNIFEEEILIEGDIEKIEFQE
- a CDS encoding PhoH family protein, with translation MSNEEEVLNLLGKFDENLETIENCFPVTLIPKSQEIKIKGDKQNVELVEALINELSQTARDGKQISAFDINYAADLVKKGEESKIKDMFEELVFTTYRGKKIKPKTVGQKNYLKAIKNNDIVFGIGPAGTGKTFLAIAMAVASLKRQEVNRLILTRPAVEAGEKLGFLPGDLQEKVDPYLRPIYDSLFDLLGMDKVHKYMEKRIIEIAPLAYMRGRTLDDSFIILDEAQNTTSEQMKMFLTRIGLNSKAVITGDITQVDLPSGKYSGLTEVTNILHGISGLAFVYLTEKDVVRHELVQKIIMAYENHEKELELKKDTENQVTEYNGEADDGKDS
- the yqfD gene encoding sporulation protein YqfD; the encoded protein is MILKKVWYYIIGYLEVTVLGIAVEKFLNLALQENILIWDVKKYPRGLKVKIGVKDFAKVRKVVKNSGCRVKIVRKRGLPFYVKKLKERKLLTGGIIFTLVVLSYLSSYIWFIDITGNDRVNDEEIHEILAKHDLQQGVKRSAVDIHEIEDDIIATHDEILWAGINIRGTRAEVNINEKEEEPEQIEGPSNIIAKTDAYIVDTMVYSGYPAVEPGDAVRKDDVLIYGRVVPSGTELGELEEEELTEYPGTQARGIVKGRVHYKGYSEKGLTEVKKERTGDKFTRYGLYFNGETRYLDLKEIPYVEYDKKKTMRKLSLNYPPWEIALIREELYEISSQEIHLDRSEAKELAKKEAYDEAQDKIEDIKDQDIEIIGVDYRELDNQDEDVVQIKAVLSVEKNIGEEIEVE
- the floA gene encoding flotillin-like protein FloA (flotillin-like protein involved in membrane lipid rafts), translated to MIDGSLVTLLILVALVIVFLSILFSFIPIGLWISAQAAGVKIGIFTLVGMRLRRVIPAQVVKPLIKANKAGLNLSVNKLEGHYLAGGNVDRVVNALIAAQRAEIPLEFERASAIDLAGRDVLQAVQMSVNPKVIETPVVAAVAKDGIEVKAKARVTVRANIDRLVGGAGEDTIIARVGEGIVTTIGSSENHKKVLENPDNMSHNVLNKGLDAGTAFEILSIDIADVDVGKNIGAQLQMDQADADKRIAQAKAEERRAMAIAHEQEMRATVQENRAKVVEAEAQVPLAMAEALREGRLGVMDYYQMKNIQADTDMRNYISQGDQSTDSDTPNYQRPVDNGDEDDNE